The Lytechinus pictus isolate F3 Inbred chromosome 17, Lp3.0, whole genome shotgun sequence genome contains a region encoding:
- the LOC129280645 gene encoding peptidyl-prolyl cis-trans isomerase FKBP1A-like: MTLEKKIQRAGDGRKYPKAGETCVVHYIGTLLDGTEFDNSRKNIHAPFEFKLGQGEVIKGWDVGVAQMSLGERAILKCSPDFGYGANGYPGCIPPNSTLLFDIELIAIRD; encoded by the exons ATGACCttggaaaagaaaatacaaaggGCGGGAGACG gAAGGAAATACCCTAAGGCTGGCGAAACGTGTGTTGTTCATTACATAG gTACTCTTCTAGATGGGACGGAATTCGATAACTCAAGAAAAAACATTCATGCGCCTTTTGAATTCAAATTAGGTCAAGGTGAGGTCATCAAAGGATGGGACGTGGGCGTGGCACAG ATGAGTCTTGGAGAGAGGGCAATATTGAAATGTTCTCCGGATTTCGGATACGGAGCAAATGGTTATCCGGGATG TATCCCACCCAACTCCACCCTCCTGTTCGACATCGAGCTCATCGCCATCAGGGACTAG
- the LOC129280725 gene encoding muscle M-line assembly protein unc-89-like produces the protein MTTKTNQRPRSVSARIGKGLRASWNTTMPLRTAHVHPTESRGYIVDSNFMIPRVRDLESEFQRELGKCLFERTVQFAEEGAMSGSIPTQPDLNNNNTNNNANIKSRTSNRSVSVDDLSSFTAGGTANRESMRFFDSRRYLNVKPTRCTSALVQQNERFDTYFVRGSLNKYAVAHAMGPFSSPHPPIEKDVHRMQVANKDNLRPFSVREAFTDKEKEEAPDEYWKQKAIEEKERLEAEEKARIEAEEQARIEAIEREKREREEEKARLIAEEKARKEAEELLAFARAESEAIKAQLTEVEKARDEALTKLETLSTMSTSGKGKSKGKGKGKGKGKKGKGGGSDAMSDVSGSSKKKGKKTILKNSETDDNSSTTGGKKVSFKEKLTSTKTISPRERTKSPKRSSSGGGKKKNFPGSSRSKSGNAKVKGKKKKKKKSPEPPAEPPPEPEPVKEEEPPPIEDITEKLPKKPKPIVLDEPPMFCLATDYKTRNQMVEEWLYVRSCSACPTSMPLA, from the coding sequence ATGACGACCAAAACAAACCAACGGCCACGTAGCGTGAGCGCTCGTATCGGCAAGGGTCTTCGAGCTAGTTGGAACACGACGATGCCGCTACGAACAGCACACGTTCATCCTACGGAATCGCGAGGATACATCGTTGATTCGAACTTCATGATCCCACGAGTACGCGATCTCGAATCTGAATTCCAACGCGAACTGGGGAAATGTCTATTCGAGAGGACTGTACAATTCGCAGAGGAAGGTGCTATGTCGGGCAGTATTCCCACTCAACCCGACTTGAATAATAACAACACTAATAACAATGCTAATATAAAATCAAGGACTTCAAATCGCTCGGTTTCTGTCGACGATTTAAGTTCGTTCACCGCCGGCGGTACTGCAAACCGGGAATCGATGCGATTTTTCGACAGTAGACGATACTTGAATGTGAAACCGACGCGATGTACGTCTGCACTTGTGCAACAAAATGAACGTTTCGATACGTATTTTGTACGGGGAAGTCTGAATAAGTATGCAGTAGCCCATGCGATGGGCCCCTTTTCGTCACCTCATCCGCCAATTGAGAAAGATGTCCACCGGATGCAGGTCGCGAATAAAGACAATCTTCGACCTTTCTCAGTCAGAGAGGCGTTCACggacaaagagaaagaggaagcgCCCGACGAGTATTGGAAGCAGAAAGCGATTGAGGAGAAGGAGCGGTTGGAAGCGGAGGAGAAGGCGAGGATCGAAGCGGAGGAGCAGGCAAGGATCGAAGCCATTGAGAGGGAGAAGCGGGAGCGAGAGGAGGAGAAGGCAAGGCTGATAGCCGAGGAGAAAGCGAGGAAGGAGGCAGAGGAACTCTTGGCTTTCGCGCGCGCGGAGTCGGAAGCAATCAAGGCACAACTCACCGAAGTCGAGAAGGCGCGCGACGAAGCCCTGACCAAACTCGAAACGCTGTCGACAATGTCGACATCTGGAAAAGGCAAATcgaaggggaaggggaaagggaagggtaaaggaaagaaagggaaaggaggtGGATCCGACGCCATGTCGGATGTAAGTGGATCTTCAAAGAAAAAGGGTAAGAAGACGATTCTGAAAAATAGCGAGACCGACGACAACTCGAGTACGACGGGCGGGAAGAAAGTTAGCTTTAAAGAGAAACTCACGAGCACGAAGACGATAAGTCCAAGAGAGCGAACAAAATCGCCCAAACGGAGCTCGTCGggagggggaaagaagaagaacttTCCGGGTAGCTCGCGGAGCAAGAGCGGCAACGCGAAGGTTAAAggcaagaagaaaaagaagaagaagtcccCCGAGCCCCCAGCCGAACCTCCTCCGGAGCCAGAGCCGGTGAAGGAGGAAGAGCCCCCACCAATCGAGGACATTACCGAGAAACTTCCAAAGAAACCTAAACCGATCGTCTTGGATGAGCCTCCCATGTTTTGCTTGGCTACCGATTACAAAACCAGAAATCAAATGGTGGAGGAGTGGCTCTATGTTCGCAGTTGCAGTGCTTGCCCGACTTCAATGCCATTGGCGTGA